The following proteins come from a genomic window of Yinghuangia sp. ASG 101:
- a CDS encoding AraC family transcriptional regulator, translating into MEENAESTAKAGDVVYAGDNPDRLHIVLNQAFTPHGMDLVGRRSLDADFTALHVGRIAAYDLSYGTDVEVTPVRPPEQYVIRIGHAGRASLDVQGDPTPFSPSVVSPGLVVTGRWDADTRTRFLCIPRRLVDQAVRTQTGEVPEKTVVFEAAMREDRPETGAWLHLARTFARTAANGALAQSPQAVAHFEQLLVHSLLAAQPHSMASALDRDRTHTYGPGPVRRAMTFCEENAHRPVSVGDIAAAARVGVRTLQAEFRRRLGITPMRYLRQVRLAGAHADLLGIAEGRATGTIAEVANRWGFPRRRYFTTMYERMYGRRPSETVREKPPA; encoded by the coding sequence ATGGAGGAAAACGCCGAATCCACCGCGAAGGCCGGTGATGTGGTGTACGCGGGCGATAATCCCGATCGCCTGCATATCGTGCTCAACCAGGCGTTCACACCCCACGGCATGGATCTGGTGGGCAGGCGCTCCCTCGACGCCGACTTCACCGCCCTGCACGTCGGGCGCATCGCGGCCTACGACCTGAGCTACGGAACGGACGTGGAGGTGACCCCGGTCCGACCGCCCGAGCAGTACGTCATCCGCATCGGACACGCGGGACGCGCCTCACTCGACGTCCAAGGCGACCCGACGCCGTTCTCCCCCAGCGTCGTCAGCCCCGGCCTGGTGGTGACCGGGCGGTGGGACGCGGACACCCGCACACGCTTCCTGTGCATACCCCGCCGCCTCGTCGACCAGGCCGTGCGCACGCAGACGGGCGAAGTCCCCGAGAAGACCGTGGTGTTCGAGGCGGCGATGCGCGAGGACCGGCCGGAGACCGGAGCGTGGCTGCACCTCGCGCGCACCTTCGCGCGCACGGCCGCGAACGGGGCGCTGGCGCAATCCCCCCAGGCGGTCGCGCATTTCGAGCAGCTGCTCGTGCACAGCCTGCTGGCGGCGCAACCGCACTCGATGGCCTCGGCCCTCGACCGCGACCGCACGCACACGTACGGTCCCGGCCCGGTCCGGCGGGCGATGACCTTCTGCGAGGAGAACGCCCACCGCCCGGTCTCGGTGGGCGACATCGCGGCGGCGGCGCGCGTCGGCGTCCGGACACTGCAGGCGGAGTTCCGGCGGCGCCTGGGCATCACACCGATGAGATACCTGCGCCAGGTCCGACTCGCCGGCGCGCACGCCGACCTGCTCGGCATCGCCGAGGGCCGGGCGACGGGAACGATCGCCGAGGTCGCGAACCGCTGGGGATTCCCGCGGCGGCGGTACTTCACCACGATGTACGAGCGGATGTACGGGCGGCGCCCGTCGGAGACGGTGCGGGAGAAGCCCCCGGCGTGA
- a CDS encoding type IV secretory system conjugative DNA transfer family protein produces MSSTIRRRGPDVTGMELATVAGVLDVLAAAYALFLALHGDPVRAAVLILVALAANLALFALMRLRRRPRHVDHASRWLARASELRRHTTLGARSVAASLGVASPTPGIHIGRSVRGGADLWGTWEDTYVEISGPGAGKTSARAVNNIVAAPGPVVVTSGKRGLVDATRGVRERVGRTWVFDPQNLAGERPTWYWNPLGMVGGDLKEAASVTGLITFTQRNSHERSDSYFQPAAETLIALMLFAADAGKRPITDIHAWLLQPDDDTPGHFIRATEATVATQAYEGLRDLPRAQRAGVYGVALRYMGWLAVPEIARWITPGAGREEFPFVHFSRESTDTMYILSSADDTTALPAVCTLTAACVVAAETGSARMPRGRLRKPMLAVLDDAADVAQLGLWPNRYSHYGSRGVIVMMMLQSWAQGVGVWGEAGMAKIWGASSVRVFGSGGSDGAMLGDQSLLAGTFEAPTTSLTYSGVPLSGRVTRASRAEAVLDHADVAALPRDRMMVQFSGQRPVLARSVDWTEGPYAEAIRDSLRKYAV; encoded by the coding sequence ATGAGCAGTACGATTCGCAGACGCGGCCCCGACGTCACCGGCATGGAACTCGCGACCGTCGCGGGTGTTCTCGACGTACTCGCGGCGGCATACGCGCTGTTTCTCGCCCTCCACGGCGATCCCGTGCGCGCGGCCGTCCTCATCCTCGTGGCGCTGGCCGCAAACCTCGCGCTGTTCGCCCTGATGCGCCTGCGGCGCCGACCGCGCCACGTCGACCACGCCTCACGATGGCTCGCGCGTGCCTCCGAACTGCGCCGCCACACGACCCTCGGCGCACGCTCCGTCGCGGCATCCCTGGGCGTCGCCTCGCCCACCCCGGGCATCCACATCGGCAGGTCGGTGCGCGGCGGCGCGGACCTGTGGGGCACCTGGGAGGACACCTACGTCGAGATCTCCGGCCCGGGGGCGGGGAAGACCTCCGCGCGGGCCGTCAACAACATCGTCGCCGCACCCGGCCCGGTCGTCGTCACCTCCGGCAAGCGCGGGCTCGTCGACGCCACCCGCGGCGTCCGTGAACGCGTCGGCCGCACCTGGGTCTTCGACCCCCAGAACCTCGCGGGCGAGCGGCCGACCTGGTACTGGAACCCGCTCGGGATGGTCGGCGGCGACCTCAAGGAGGCGGCGTCCGTCACCGGTCTGATCACCTTCACGCAGCGCAACTCGCACGAGCGGAGCGACTCGTACTTCCAACCCGCCGCCGAAACCCTCATCGCGCTGATGCTGTTCGCGGCCGACGCCGGGAAGCGGCCGATCACCGACATCCACGCGTGGCTGCTCCAGCCCGACGACGACACCCCCGGCCACTTCATCCGCGCGACGGAGGCGACGGTCGCGACGCAGGCGTACGAGGGACTTCGGGACCTGCCCAGGGCGCAGCGCGCGGGCGTCTACGGCGTCGCGCTGCGGTACATGGGCTGGCTGGCGGTGCCGGAGATCGCCCGATGGATCACGCCCGGCGCAGGCCGCGAGGAGTTCCCCTTCGTGCACTTCTCCCGCGAGTCCACGGACACCATGTACATCCTGTCGAGTGCCGACGACACGACCGCCCTGCCCGCCGTCTGCACCCTGACCGCGGCATGTGTGGTCGCCGCCGAGACCGGTTCGGCGAGGATGCCGCGCGGCAGGCTGCGCAAGCCGATGCTGGCGGTGCTCGACGACGCCGCCGACGTCGCGCAGTTGGGGCTGTGGCCGAACCGCTACTCGCACTACGGCTCACGCGGCGTCATCGTGATGATGATGCTCCAGTCGTGGGCGCAAGGCGTCGGGGTCTGGGGTGAGGCGGGGATGGCGAAGATCTGGGGCGCGTCGTCGGTGCGCGTGTTCGGAAGCGGCGGTTCCGACGGCGCGATGCTCGGCGACCAGTCGTTGCTCGCCGGAACCTTCGAGGCGCCGACGACGTCGCTGACGTACTCGGGAGTCCCGCTGTCCGGCCGGGTGACCCGCGCGTCTCGTGCCGAGGCCGTCCTCGACCACGCGGATGTCGCGGCTCTCCCGCGCGACCGGATGATGGTCCAGTTCAGCGGGCAACGGCCGGTCCTCGCACGGTCGGTGGACTGGACCGAGGGGCCGTACGCGGAGGCCATACGCGATTCGCTGCGCAAGTACGCGGTCTGA
- a CDS encoding GAF domain-containing protein, with protein sequence MANLDAARERVPGGGRVRGVSRTIHASWQRARKLGVRPDGTLAPVPLAERDVERHRREHPLAAVWPALRESLRRATSGTGQMLLVSDAEGRLLWAQGDRDILRDAERVHMTPGALWSESTVGTTAVGMALALGRPFAVDGPEHYLAIARRFSCCAAPIRDPHGRLLGTVDLTCAADSENALRLSLVTTAAKMAESLLLAERLRHHARLREKFADRLTRRVGAHGAIVTTEGSVVHDGPSGWLPSRLPAPPREGPVILPDGRHAVIESLEADRYFLVVAQDRREPDAVLRFTGLGRDRAVVRVGGTEHRLTARHSEIVAVLLGRAERGLTAEELAREIYGAAGRAGSIRVELSRLRPLLGHRLASDPYRLLGPCEADFTAPGAARHTLLPRSTAPGVAGLRG encoded by the coding sequence GTGGCGAACCTGGATGCCGCGCGCGAGCGCGTACCCGGCGGCGGACGCGTGCGCGGGGTCTCCCGCACAATTCACGCCTCGTGGCAGCGGGCCCGCAAGCTGGGCGTACGCCCCGACGGGACGCTCGCGCCCGTCCCCCTGGCCGAACGCGACGTGGAACGGCACCGGCGCGAACACCCGCTCGCGGCCGTGTGGCCGGCGCTGCGCGAGTCGCTGCGCCGGGCCACCTCCGGCACGGGGCAGATGCTGCTGGTCAGCGATGCGGAGGGGCGTCTGCTGTGGGCGCAGGGCGACCGCGACATCCTGCGGGACGCCGAGCGCGTCCACATGACCCCGGGTGCCCTGTGGAGCGAGAGCACGGTGGGGACGACGGCGGTCGGCATGGCGCTCGCGCTGGGACGCCCGTTCGCGGTGGACGGGCCGGAGCACTACCTCGCGATCGCCCGTCGCTTCTCGTGCTGCGCGGCGCCGATCCGCGATCCGCACGGGCGCCTGCTGGGCACCGTCGACCTGACGTGTGCCGCCGACAGCGAGAACGCGCTGCGGTTGTCGCTGGTCACCACCGCCGCCAAGATGGCCGAATCCCTGCTTCTCGCGGAGCGGCTGCGGCATCACGCCCGGCTGCGCGAGAAGTTCGCCGACCGGCTGACGCGCCGCGTGGGCGCACACGGCGCGATCGTCACCACCGAAGGATCGGTCGTCCACGACGGCCCGTCCGGCTGGCTTCCGTCCCGGCTTCCCGCACCACCGCGCGAAGGCCCGGTGATCCTCCCGGACGGGCGGCACGCCGTGATCGAAAGCCTGGAGGCCGACCGCTACTTCCTGGTCGTCGCCCAGGACCGGCGCGAACCCGACGCGGTGCTCCGCTTCACGGGCCTCGGCCGCGACCGCGCGGTGGTCCGCGTCGGCGGTACCGAGCACCGGCTCACCGCCCGCCACAGCGAGATCGTGGCCGTCCTGCTGGGCCGCGCCGAACGGGGCCTCACCGCCGAGGAGTTGGCCCGCGAGATCTACGGGGCCGCCGGCCGCGCCGGATCCATCCGCGTCGAACTCTCCCGCCTGCGCCCGCTCTTGGGCCACCGCCTGGCCTCCGACCCGTACCGCCTCCTGGGCCCGTGCGAGGCCGATTTCACCGCTCCGGGCGCGGCCCGGCACACGCTGCTCCCCCGGTCGACCGCCCCGGGGGTCGCCGGTCTGCGCGGGTGA